The Lutibacter sp. Hel_I_33_5 genome has a window encoding:
- a CDS encoding O-acetylhomoserine aminocarboxypropyltransferase/cysteine synthase family protein, which produces MSTLKLATNALHAGHDVTANAGTRAVPIYQTTSYVFNNSEHAANLFSLKELGFIYTRLNNPTNQILQERLAAVEGGIGAVVFASGTSAIATGLLTLLKSGDHIVASSSLYGGTYNLLNVTLKRFGITTTFVDASNPENFASAVQDNTRAFFVESLGNPKLDVLDLEAIAVHSKAAEVPFIVDNTVATPALLNPLKHGANIVIHSLTKYIGGQGTSIGGAIVDGGTFNWANGKFPEFTEPSEGYHGLVYHEALGAAAFTFKLILEGLRDLGGALSPTNAFNIIQGLETLPVRIKQHSENALALAKWLEQQDEVAWVNYPGLESSKYNSLAKKYLPKGQSGIVTFGAKKGFEAAKNIADNTKVFSLLANIGDTKSLIIHPASTTHQQLDEAAQASAGVSQDLIRLSVGIEDIEDLKTDLKAAFAEIK; this is translated from the coding sequence ATGAGTACATTAAAATTAGCAACAAACGCATTGCACGCAGGACATGACGTAACTGCCAATGCAGGAACTAGAGCAGTTCCTATTTATCAAACAACATCGTATGTTTTTAACAATTCAGAACATGCTGCAAATTTATTCTCTTTAAAAGAATTAGGATTTATTTACACACGTTTAAATAATCCAACAAATCAAATTTTACAAGAGCGATTAGCTGCTGTAGAAGGCGGAATTGGAGCTGTAGTTTTTGCTTCTGGAACATCTGCAATTGCTACAGGTTTATTAACGTTATTAAAATCTGGTGATCATATTGTGGCGTCAAGTAGTTTATACGGAGGAACGTATAATTTATTAAATGTAACGCTAAAAAGATTCGGAATTACAACTACGTTTGTAGATGCTTCTAATCCAGAAAATTTTGCATCAGCAGTACAAGATAATACAAGAGCATTTTTTGTAGAATCATTAGGAAATCCAAAATTAGATGTCTTAGATTTAGAAGCAATTGCTGTTCATTCTAAAGCAGCTGAAGTTCCTTTTATTGTTGATAATACAGTAGCTACACCTGCTTTATTAAATCCATTAAAACATGGAGCAAATATTGTAATTCATTCGTTAACAAAATATATTGGAGGACAAGGAACTTCTATTGGAGGTGCAATTGTAGATGGAGGAACATTTAATTGGGCAAATGGTAAATTCCCAGAATTTACTGAGCCTTCTGAAGGATATCATGGATTAGTATATCATGAAGCATTAGGTGCTGCTGCATTTACTTTTAAATTAATTTTAGAAGGTTTACGTGATTTAGGTGGCGCATTAAGTCCAACAAACGCGTTTAATATTATTCAAGGTTTAGAAACGTTGCCAGTTAGAATTAAACAGCATTCAGAAAATGCTTTAGCATTAGCAAAATGGTTAGAGCAACAAGATGAAGTTGCTTGGGTAAATTACCCAGGTTTAGAAAGTAGTAAATATAATTCTTTAGCTAAAAAGTATCTACCAAAAGGACAAAGCGGAATTGTAACATTTGGTGCTAAAAAAGGATTTGAGGCAGCAAAAAATATTGCAGACAATACTAAGGTATTCTCTTTGTTAGCAAATATTGGTGATACAAAATCATTAATTATTCACCCAGCAAGTACAACACATCAACAATTAGATGAAGCGGCTCAAGCAAGCGCTGGTGTTTCTCAAGATTTAATAAGATTATCTGTTGGTATTGAAGATATAGAAGATTTAAAAACGGATTTAAAAGCAGCATTTGCTGAAATAAAATAA
- a CDS encoding LamG-like jellyroll fold domain-containing protein encodes MKLLRLFPVGNNAIFFFVLALLLLTNTQSFSQTIPGTGSSSAICGNCNPIDWQEADDGIDGTPDISNRDIAGGEGFVGAGASWNVPGGQLPLPPTGDVRFITLRDIGGDGFEENVETNITGLIPGKIYKLRVFSMTARTNANGGSGNNAYYAGTYLNFFEYQFGTYQRVTITNVSQDVWSQNTFIFVADATTMRFRVFPGADATFEGTPEGVNWEALLFSVDDVNAIEVLDSDGDTVDDSVDIDDDNDGIPDTAENSTGTDPSADADNDGVPNYLDSDNNGSGGNLGDVNNDGVQDHFDFDLDGIPNHLDLDADNDGILDNAEAQNTGFYTAPAGNVGANGLYDVYEDVNESGISNLPLTNTDSNGNPDYIDIDSDNDGIPDNVEAQTTTGYVAPSGVVGSNGVYSIYENNDTYNPTALNPTNTDLTDEPDYRDSDSDNDGTPDLEENGMANTASGTDTDGDGLDDSFEGSDTTDYDSNDEIDTPASSILPDSDTDVNTVGDLDYRDTVNGLDTDGDGIPDSVDIDDDNDGILDTDEGCVNNPSGPPGSIGANFGINSGLLTINDGIISDNLGVHLNGNGEYFVLDLGGIIPSGTTITFHIWKNNTGAKQLRVAELTNATQDLGNGTNPFIIDQSVIATNVTAINYVLDSNTQYIQVEMINRSGGRFEVAEAVVGAYFSCTRDTDGDGIVDSLDLDSDNDGIIDNREAQTTAGYVAPTGAVGANGLYDIYEDVNESGISNLPIPNSDTDASGTIPDYLDIDSDNDGIPDNIEAQLTLGYVAPSGTVGVNGLDNAYDFTDNYNAVGLTPTNTDNLADEPDYRDTDADEDGTPDIQENGMANAVTGTDSDGDGLDDAFEGGNSAANEPWDANDDIDTPASSILPDVDTDVNSGGDLDYRDNLAGIDTDGDGIVNSIDIDDDNDGILDTVEDASNSCIDGTSVGTAFTSLGQARSVSSAGVYFFNLNGNQFSTYVDANGFVQIAVDFGNGAGNLPQGTALTDAARGILNPTILATLTDATSVRVSHSGGLIDATSTDATYLSRITSNISLHRGNLNDGNGDDNTLNNSWSGTGATELTVNANCSSGSNFLLHQKIIHPCGNVNGFTWFPNADHQRTLWNNGEIPANESLSLWVQAANVSLPSCNDFDGDGIINSLDLDSDNDGILDNIEAQTTAGYVAPSGGVGNNGLYASYEDNDTPGAVSNLPLTNTDANGNPDYLDIDSDNDGIPDNIEAQTTQSYVVPTGNVGSNGVDSAYENNDTFTATGLSPNNHDNTDLPDYRDLDSDNDGTPDIEENGMANTASGTDTDGDGLDDSFEGGNTNDYDVNDEINNPLSSILPDVDGDANAAGDLDYRDTTSDIDTDGDGIPDSVDIDDDNDGIPDSIENSNCLPSVPNYEAHYSFDSTTDDSTTNHNLVNNPGALSYSTNAVRGSHSVSFNGSYLLHYSTNADFLEKTIQNFTHSFWVNPSSVTGTQFLLDEGGNGNGVAIRLNGNVLEAAVRENNVQQNLDTSSLTTLNVGTWYNITLTYANGNVTLYLDGVATPTLSTGYGTLAQHTDNSGFGGANASNAFGSAGSNFFTGLMDEFAYYETALTTTQVNLILGCDTDGDGIINSLDIDADGDGIPDNIEAQTSAGYVAPSGSVGANGLYDIYEDVNDSGTTNLPITNTDNTDTPDYLDLDSDNDGTPDIEENGMANTASGTDSDGDGLDDAFEGINSTAGENWDSNDDINNPLASILPDTDGDSGSGQDLDYRDDSDDSVDPAVMGNTLWLRADIGVTGGATVTDWEDQTTSNADFTGAGTPDNTVTANNLNFNPVVTFNNGADFLTYTGNLNPGSMYIVYNDTSTAGFTTAFTNNDGDGIGHGFTDDSQLYDATFTPAEVRDGTEYVNGFAIDFTTRARPDNYELHSRIFDSNPSNAGHTYYVGRDRTNNTRGITGSVAEVMLFSTQHTDVERQQVESYLAIKYGFTLDETNTSANITEGDYILYDNTTTTTIWDRDANSTYHNDVAGIGRYDALALMQKQSSSVNSDGIITIGHVSIADSNPANNNNISSNNSFLVWGNNNSSLTNTTTTEIVCAPEKQLDRVWKVVETGNIGLVEVAVPVTNIDSQLNTPSTLKVLKVADDSNFTTNLEYYQINTTKDITQGGNTVSNYVANVDFNGTKYFTYSEINGIFWNGDTNAWTGGAGNANGPSDETSDVDKVLIIDAEATLTHASLTENAVVECVWVKANSKLTIANDNYLWFDEDFILDGEIRLIGDAQIIQRHTGNNNVQGDGKIYRDQASNLPNTYRYNYWSSPVVAARGATSFTVASVMKDGSTPTSLNSSPKDINFIPYTNLASLNGAQTDPITIASYWIFSYFNGVTRDDWAQKGHTNPVNIGEGYIMKSTGRNPQNFTFVGSPNDGDINKVISPGTASLLGNPYPSNINTTTFIADNTNVIDGTLYFWEHKGESTTTDPQAEGHGKFGYEGGYSQRNQAMGVAANSVIDGTAGLGNHSYTEPDQFIAVGQGFFVSANLGGTIRFRNSQRDFGSNNIFFRTNNEIKTLKLGFDYTNENNFVVHRQLGLNFKEGNTFAYESGFDSAIFDLQANDLFWKFPEAESNLVIAGIGKITQDMRIPLGLNVITEDPMHVMIDEKENMDGYDIYLVDLVTGQIFDLTRPVSLTLPKGTYTERFIITFGGAALGTGDLELSKNINIYSDNSANELVIKNNSNNLINNVEIFNLLGRKVSSWKNIKGTYNKLNTDFISSSIYIVNITTDKGKISKKLIIN; translated from the coding sequence ATGAAATTATTAAGACTATTCCCAGTAGGTAACAATGCTATTTTCTTTTTTGTTTTAGCACTATTGTTATTAACAAACACGCAATCTTTTTCACAAACTATCCCAGGTACAGGTTCTTCCTCTGCTATTTGTGGGAATTGTAATCCAATTGATTGGCAGGAAGCAGATGATGGTATTGATGGTACTCCTGACATTTCTAATAGAGATATAGCTGGAGGAGAGGGATTTGTTGGTGCAGGTGCTTCATGGAATGTTCCTGGAGGTCAATTACCATTGCCTCCAACTGGAGATGTCCGTTTTATTACGTTAAGAGATATAGGGGGTGACGGTTTTGAAGAAAATGTTGAAACTAATATTACTGGTTTAATTCCTGGAAAGATTTATAAATTAAGAGTATTTTCAATGACTGCTAGAACAAATGCAAATGGTGGAAGTGGAAATAACGCATATTATGCCGGTACATATTTAAACTTTTTTGAATATCAGTTTGGTACTTATCAAAGGGTAACTATAACAAATGTTTCTCAAGATGTTTGGTCTCAAAATACATTTATTTTTGTTGCAGATGCAACAACAATGCGCTTTAGAGTCTTTCCAGGTGCAGACGCAACTTTTGAAGGAACACCTGAAGGAGTTAACTGGGAAGCACTTTTGTTTTCTGTCGACGACGTAAATGCAATAGAAGTACTTGATTCAGATGGCGATACAGTAGATGATAGTGTAGATATAGATGATGATAATGATGGTATTCCAGATACCGCAGAAAATTCAACTGGTACAGACCCAAGTGCAGATGCAGATAATGATGGAGTTCCTAATTATTTAGACTCAGATAATAATGGTAGTGGTGGAAATTTAGGAGATGTTAATAATGATGGAGTTCAAGATCATTTTGATTTTGATTTAGACGGAATTCCAAATCATTTAGATTTAGATGCCGATAATGATGGTATATTAGATAATGCTGAAGCGCAAAATACAGGATTCTACACAGCACCTGCTGGAAATGTTGGAGCAAATGGTTTATATGATGTATATGAAGATGTAAATGAAAGTGGGATTTCAAATTTACCACTTACCAATACAGATTCTAATGGAAATCCAGATTATATAGATATCGATTCAGATAATGATGGTATTCCAGACAACGTAGAAGCACAAACTACAACTGGTTATGTTGCTCCCTCTGGAGTTGTTGGCTCAAATGGAGTTTATAGTATTTATGAAAATAATGACACTTATAACCCAACAGCTTTAAATCCAACCAATACAGATTTAACAGATGAACCAGATTACAGAGATTCCGATTCTGATAATGATGGAACACCAGATTTAGAAGAAAACGGAATGGCTAACACTGCTTCTGGAACAGATACAGATGGTGATGGTTTAGACGATTCTTTTGAAGGTAGTGATACTACTGATTACGATTCTAATGATGAAATTGACACGCCAGCTTCCAGTATTTTACCAGATAGTGATACCGATGTAAATACTGTAGGAGATTTAGATTATAGAGATACGGTTAACGGATTAGATACTGATGGTGATGGAATTCCAGATTCTGTGGATATTGATGATGATAATGATGGAATATTAGATACTGATGAAGGTTGTGTTAATAATCCTAGTGGTCCACCTGGTAGTATAGGTGCAAATTTTGGAATTAACAGTGGTCTTCTTACTATAAATGATGGAATTATTTCAGATAATTTAGGTGTACATTTAAATGGCAATGGAGAATATTTTGTTTTAGATTTAGGAGGAATAATTCCTTCTGGTACTACAATCACATTTCATATTTGGAAAAATAATACAGGAGCAAAACAACTAAGAGTTGCCGAATTAACAAATGCAACTCAAGATTTAGGAAATGGCACAAACCCCTTTATTATCGATCAATCAGTAATAGCCACAAATGTAACAGCTATAAATTATGTATTAGATTCAAATACACAGTATATTCAAGTAGAAATGATTAATAGATCTGGTGGTAGATTTGAAGTTGCTGAAGCAGTGGTAGGTGCTTATTTTTCTTGTACTAGAGATACGGATGGAGATGGTATTGTAGATTCTTTAGATTTAGATTCTGATAATGATGGAATCATAGATAATAGAGAAGCACAAACTACTGCAGGTTATGTTGCTCCAACTGGAGCAGTAGGTGCAAATGGTTTATATGATATTTATGAAGATGTTAATGAAAGTGGAATATCAAACTTACCAATTCCTAATTCTGATACTGATGCATCAGGGACAATACCCGATTATTTAGATATCGATTCTGATAACGATGGTATACCAGATAATATAGAAGCACAATTAACATTAGGATATGTTGCACCTTCTGGTACTGTAGGCGTAAATGGATTAGATAATGCCTACGATTTTACAGACAATTATAATGCAGTTGGTCTTACACCAACAAATACAGATAACTTAGCAGACGAACCAGATTATAGAGATACAGATGCTGATGAAGATGGAACTCCTGATATTCAAGAAAACGGCATGGCAAATGCTGTAACAGGTACAGATTCTGATGGAGATGGGTTAGACGATGCTTTCGAAGGTGGAAATAGCGCAGCTAATGAACCTTGGGATGCAAATGATGATATTGATACACCTGCATCAAGTATTTTACCAGATGTTGATACTGATGTTAATTCAGGTGGAGATTTAGATTATAGAGATAATCTAGCTGGTATCGATACTGATGGTGATGGTATTGTAAACTCAATAGATATTGATGATGATAACGATGGTATTTTAGATACGGTAGAAGATGCTAGTAATTCTTGTATTGACGGTACTTCAGTTGGCACTGCTTTTACTTCATTAGGGCAGGCAAGATCTGTTTCAAGCGCCGGTGTTTACTTTTTTAATTTAAATGGCAATCAATTCTCTACATACGTAGATGCAAATGGTTTTGTGCAAATTGCAGTAGATTTTGGTAACGGCGCTGGTAATTTACCACAAGGAACAGCCTTAACAGATGCTGCACGTGGTATACTAAATCCAACAATTTTAGCAACGTTAACAGATGCGACAAGTGTAAGAGTATCTCATTCTGGTGGTTTAATTGATGCAACATCAACTGATGCTACCTATTTGTCTAGAATTACTTCAAATATTTCTTTACATAGAGGTAACCTTAATGATGGAAATGGTGATGACAACACTCTAAATAATAGTTGGTCTGGTACAGGAGCAACAGAATTAACAGTAAATGCAAATTGTTCATCCGGTTCAAATTTCCTTTTACATCAAAAAATAATACACCCTTGTGGTAATGTAAATGGTTTTACTTGGTTTCCGAATGCAGATCATCAACGAACACTGTGGAATAATGGTGAAATACCTGCAAATGAAAGTTTAAGCTTATGGGTACAAGCAGCAAATGTTTCATTGCCTAGTTGTAACGACTTTGATGGAGATGGTATTATAAACTCGTTAGATTTAGACTCAGATAACGATGGTATTTTAGATAATATAGAAGCACAAACAACTGCGGGTTATGTAGCGCCATCTGGTGGTGTGGGTAACAATGGTTTATATGCAAGTTATGAGGATAATGATACTCCAGGAGCTGTATCAAATTTACCTTTAACAAATACAGACGCTAATGGAAACCCAGATTATTTAGACATTGATTCTGATAACGATGGTATTCCAGATAATATAGAAGCACAAACAACACAAAGTTATGTAGTACCAACAGGAAATGTAGGTTCTAACGGTGTAGATAGTGCTTATGAAAATAATGATACGTTTACAGCAACAGGACTATCTCCCAATAATCATGACAATACAGATTTACCAGATTATAGAGATTTAGACTCCGATAATGATGGAACACCAGACATTGAAGAAAACGGAATGGCAAATACTGCTAGCGGAACTGATACTGATGGAGATGGTTTAGATGATAGCTTTGAAGGTGGAAACACTAATGATTATGATGTAAATGATGAAATAAACAATCCTTTATCAAGCATTTTACCAGATGTGGATGGAGATGCTAATGCAGCTGGTGATTTAGATTATAGAGATACTACATCTGATATTGATACAGATGGAGATGGAATTCCTGACAGTGTAGATATTGATGATGATAATGATGGAATACCAGATTCAATTGAGAACAGTAACTGTTTACCTTCTGTACCAAATTATGAAGCACATTATAGTTTTGATTCTACAACAGATGATTCTACTACAAATCATAATTTAGTAAATAATCCAGGCGCACTTAGTTATTCTACAAATGCGGTTAGAGGGTCACATTCTGTATCATTTAATGGAAGCTATTTATTACATTATAGTACAAATGCAGATTTTTTAGAGAAAACTATTCAGAACTTCACGCATTCATTCTGGGTAAATCCAAGTTCAGTTACTGGAACACAATTTTTACTAGATGAAGGTGGTAATGGTAATGGTGTTGCGATAAGATTAAATGGAAATGTTTTAGAAGCTGCAGTTAGAGAAAATAATGTACAACAAAATCTAGACACATCTTCTCTTACTACTTTAAATGTGGGAACTTGGTATAATATAACATTAACATATGCAAACGGTAATGTTACATTATATTTAGATGGGGTAGCTACACCAACATTATCAACAGGTTATGGCACTTTAGCCCAACACACTGATAATAGTGGTTTTGGTGGCGCCAATGCTTCTAATGCATTTGGATCAGCTGGTAGTAATTTTTTCACTGGATTAATGGATGAATTTGCATACTACGAAACTGCATTAACGACCACTCAAGTAAATTTAATATTGGGTTGTGATACAGATGGTGATGGTATTATTAACTCTTTAGATATTGATGCAGACGGTGATGGTATTCCAGATAATATAGAAGCACAAACAAGTGCTGGATATGTTGCACCATCTGGTAGTGTTGGAGCAAACGGTTTATATGATATTTATGAAGATGTGAACGATAGTGGTACAACCAATCTTCCAATAACAAACACAGATAATACAGATACTCCAGATTATTTAGACTTAGACTCAGATAATGATGGAACACCAGATATAGAAGAAAACGGAATGGCGAATACTGCCTCAGGTACAGATTCTGACGGTGATGGTTTAGATGATGCTTTTGAAGGAATTAACTCAACAGCAGGAGAAAATTGGGATTCTAATGATGATATAAACAATCCGTTAGCAAGTATATTACCAGATACGGATGGAGATTCGGGTTCTGGACAAGATTTAGACTATAGAGATGATTCAGACGATTCTGTAGATCCTGCAGTAATGGGTAATACCTTATGGTTACGTGCAGATATTGGTGTAACAGGAGGTGCTACAGTAACAGACTGGGAGGATCAAACTACATCAAATGCAGATTTTACTGGTGCTGGTACACCAGATAATACCGTAACAGCAAACAATTTAAACTTTAACCCCGTTGTAACTTTTAATAACGGTGCAGATTTTCTTACTTATACTGGTAATTTAAATCCAGGTTCTATGTATATAGTATATAATGATACATCAACTGCTGGATTTACTACCGCGTTTACTAATAACGATGGAGATGGGATTGGTCATGGTTTTACAGATGATTCACAACTATATGATGCAACCTTCACTCCTGCTGAAGTAAGAGACGGAACAGAATATGTTAATGGTTTTGCAATAGATTTTACAACAAGAGCTAGACCAGATAATTACGAATTACATTCAAGAATATTTGATTCTAATCCATCAAATGCTGGTCATACATATTATGTTGGTAGAGATAGAACAAATAACACAAGAGGAATTACAGGTAGTGTTGCAGAAGTAATGCTATTTAGCACCCAACATACTGACGTAGAAAGGCAACAAGTAGAAAGTTATTTAGCAATTAAATATGGATTTACGCTAGATGAAACTAATACAAGTGCAAATATTACTGAAGGAGATTATATTTTATATGACAACACAACGACAACAACTATTTGGGATCGAGATGCTAATAGCACCTATCATAATGATGTCGCTGGAATTGGAAGGTATGATGCTTTAGCGTTAATGCAAAAGCAATCTTCCTCTGTTAATAGCGATGGCATTATAACTATAGGTCATGTTAGTATTGCAGATTCAAACCCTGCAAACAATAATAATATTAGCAGCAACAACTCATTCTTAGTATGGGGTAATAATAATTCTAGTTTAACCAACACAACTACAACAGAAATAGTTTGTGCACCTGAAAAACAATTAGATAGAGTATGGAAAGTAGTAGAAACTGGAAATATTGGTTTGGTAGAAGTAGCTGTCCCCGTAACAAACATCGACTCTCAACTTAACACTCCTAGCACTTTAAAGGTATTAAAGGTTGCAGACGATTCAAACTTTACAACAAACTTAGAGTATTATCAAATTAACACAACTAAAGATATAACTCAAGGAGGTAATACTGTTAGTAATTATGTTGCTAATGTAGATTTTAACGGTACTAAATATTTTACGTATTCTGAAATAAATGGAATTTTCTGGAATGGAGACACTAATGCTTGGACAGGTGGTGCTGGAAATGCAAATGGCCCTAGTGATGAAACTTCAGATGTAGATAAAGTGCTAATTATTGATGCAGAAGCAACATTAACGCATGCAAGTTTAACTGAAAATGCAGTAGTAGAATGTGTTTGGGTAAAAGCAAATTCTAAACTTACTATTGCAAATGATAATTATTTATGGTTTGATGAAGATTTCATATTAGATGGAGAAATTAGATTAATTGGAGATGCGCAAATTATTCAAAGGCATACTGGTAATAATAATGTACAAGGGGATGGTAAAATATATAGAGATCAAGCCTCTAACCTACCTAACACCTATAGATATAATTATTGGTCATCACCTGTTGTAGCAGCTAGAGGTGCAACATCATTTACCGTTGCAAGTGTTATGAAAGATGGCTCAACACCAACATCTCTAAACTCTTCACCAAAAGACATTAATTTCATACCATATACTAATCTAGCATCTTTAAATGGAGCACAAACGGATCCAATTACGATTGCAAGCTACTGGATATTCTCTTATTTTAACGGAGTAACAAGAGATGACTGGGCTCAAAAAGGTCATACTAATCCAGTAAATATTGGAGAGGGATATATTATGAAAAGTACAGGTAGAAATCCACAAAACTTTACTTTTGTAGGCTCTCCTAATGATGGAGATATCAATAAAGTGATTTCTCCTGGAACAGCTTCTTTATTAGGAAATCCATATCCAAGTAATATAAATACGACAACATTTATAGCAGACAATACAAATGTAATTGATGGTACTTTATATTTCTGGGAACACAAAGGAGAAAGTACAACAACTGACCCACAAGCAGAAGGTCATGGTAAATTTGGTTATGAAGGAGGATATTCGCAAAGAAATCAAGCTATGGGAGTTGCAGCAAATTCAGTTATTGACGGAACTGCTGGCTTAGGAAATCATTCTTATACAGAACCAGATCAATTTATTGCAGTTGGACAAGGGTTCTTTGTTTCAGCTAATTTAGGTGGTACTATAAGGTTTAGAAATTCTCAAAGAGACTTTGGTTCAAATAATATTTTCTTTAGAACTAATAACGAAATTAAAACATTAAAACTTGGTTTTGATTACACTAATGAAAATAATTTTGTTGTACACAGACAATTAGGATTAAACTTTAAAGAAGGAAATACATTTGCCTATGAAAGTGGTTTTGATAGTGCAATATTTGACTTACAAGCTAATGATTTATTCTGGAAATTTCCTGAAGCAGAATCAAATTTAGTGATTGCTGGAATTGGGAAAATAACTCAAGACATGAGAATTCCTCTCGGACTTAATGTTATCACAGAAGATCCTATGCATGTGATGATAGATGAAAAAGAAAACATGGATGGTTATGACATTTATTTGGTTGATTTAGTTACGGGACAAATTTTTGATTTAACGAGACCTGTTTCATTAACATTACCAAAAGGAACTTATACTGAAAGATTTATTATAACTTTTGGAGGTGCAGCATTAGGCACTGGAGATCTAGAGTTAAGCAAAAATATTAATATCTATTCAGATAATAGTGCCAACGAATTAGTCATTAAAAATAACAGTAATAATCTTATTAATAACGTTGAGATATTTAATCTTTTGGGAAGAAAAGTTTCTAGTTGGAAAAATATTAAAGGCACGTATAATAAATTAAATACAGACTTTATTTCATCTTCAATTTATATTGTTAACATAACAACAGATAAAGGTAAAATTTCAAAAAAATTAATTATCAATTAA